In Symphalangus syndactylus isolate Jambi chromosome 14, NHGRI_mSymSyn1-v2.1_pri, whole genome shotgun sequence, one DNA window encodes the following:
- the IL1R1 gene encoding interleukin-1 receptor type 1 isoform X2, with protein sequence MKVLLRLICFIALLISSLEADKCKEREEKIILVSSANEIDVRPCPLNPNEHKGTITWYKDDSKTPVSTEQTSRIHEHKEKLWFVPAKVEDSGHYYCVVRNSSYCLRIKTTAKFVENEPNLCYNAQAIFKQKLPVAGDGGLVCPYMEFFKNENNELPKLQWYKDCKPLLLDNIHFSGVKDRLIVMNVAEKHRGNYTCHASYTYLGKQYPITRVIEFITLEENKPTRPVIVSPANETMEVDLGSQIQLICNVTGQLSDIAYWKWNGSVIDEDDPVLGEDYYSVENPANKRRSTLITVLNISEIESRFYKHPFTCFAKNTHGIDAAYIQLIYPVTNFQKHMIGICVTLTVIIVCSLFIYKIFKIDIVLWYRDSCYDFLPIKASDGKTYDAYILYPKTAGEGSTSDCDIFVFKVLPEVLEKQCGYKLFIYGRDDYVGEDIVEVINENVKKSRRLIIILVREISGFSWLGGSSEEQIAMYNALVHDGIKVVLLELEKIQDYEKMPESIKFIKQKHGAIRWSGDFTQGPQSAKTRFWKNVRYHMPVQQRSPSSKHQLLSPATKEKLQREAHVPLG encoded by the exons ATGAAAGTGTTACTCAGACTTATTTGTTTCATAGCTCTACTGATTTCTTCTCTGGAGGCTG ATAAATGCAAGGAacgtgaagaaaaaataattttagtgtcATCTGCAAATGAAATTGATGTTCGTCCCTGTCCTCTTAACCCAAATGAACACAAAGGCACTATAACTTGGTATAAAGATGACAGCAAGACACCTGTATCTACAGAACAAACCTCCAGGATTCATGAGCACAAAGAGAAACTTTGGTTTGTACCTGCTAAGGTGGAGGATTCAGGACATTACTATTGTGTGGTAAG aaattcatCTTACTGCCTCAGAATTAAAACAACTGCAAAATTTGTGGAGAATGAGCCTAACTTGTGTTATAATGCACAAGCCATATTTAAGCAGAAACTACCCGTTGCAGGAGACGGAGGACTTGTGTGCCCTTATatggagttttttaaaaatgaaaataatgagttACCTAAATTACAGTGGTataag GATTGCAAACCTCTACTTCTTGACAATATACACTTTAGTGGAGTCAAGGATAGGCTCATCGTGATGAATGTGGCTGAAAAGCATAGAGGGAACTATACTTGTCATGCATCCTACACATACTTGGGCAAGCAATATCCTATTACCCGGGTAATAGAATTTATTACTCTAG AGGAAAACAAACCCACAAGGCCTGTGATTGTGAGCCCAGCTAATGAGACAATGGAAGTAGACTTGG GATCCCAGATACAATTGATCTGTAATGTCACTGGCCAGTTGAGTGACATTGCTTACTGGAAGTGGAATGGGTCAGTAATTGATGAAGATGACCCAGTGCTAGGGGAAGACTATTACAG TGTGGAAAATCCTGCAAACAAAAGAAGGAGTACCCTCATCACAGTGCTTAATATATCAGAAATTGAAAGTAGATTTTATAAACATCCATTTACCTGTTTCGCCAAGAATACACATGGTATAGATGCAGCATATATCCAGTTAATATATCCAG tcACTAATTTCCAGAAGCACATGATTGGTATATGTGTCACATTGACAGTCATAATTGTGTGTTCTCTTTTCATCTACAAAATCTTCAAGATTGACATTGTGCTTTGGTACAGGGATTCCTGCTATGATTTTCTCCCAATAAAAG CTTCAGATGGAAAGACCTATGACGCATATATACTGTATCCAAAGACCGCTGGGGAAGGGTCTACCTCTGACTGtgatatttttgtgtttaaaGTCTTGCCTGAGGTCTTGGAAAAACAGTGTGGATATAAGCTGTTTATTTATGGAAGGGATGACTACGTTGGGGAAG ACATTGTTGAGGTCATTAATGAAAACGTAAAGAAAAGCAGAAGACTGATTATCATTTTAGTCAGAGAAATATCAGGCTTCAGCTGGCTGGGTGGTTCATCTGAAGAGCAAATAGCCATGTATAATGCTCTTGTTCACGATGGAATTAAAGTTGTCCTGCTTGAGCTGGAGAAAATCCAAGACTATGAGAAAATGCCAGAATCGATTAAATTCATTAAGCAGAAACATGGGGCTATCCGCTGGTCAGGGGACTTTACACAGGGACCACAGTCTGCAAAGACAAGGTTCTGGAAGAACGTCAGGTACCACATGCCAGTCCAACAACGGTCACCTTCATCTAAACACCAGTTACTGTCACCGGCCACTAAGGAGAAACTGCAAAGAGAGGCTCACGTGCCTCTCGGGTAG
- the IL1R1 gene encoding interleukin-1 receptor type 1 isoform X3 — translation MEFFKNENNELPKLQWYKDCKPLLLDNIHFSGVKDRLIVMNVAEKHRGNYTCHASYTYLGKQYPITRVIEFITLEENKPTRPVIVSPANETMEVDLGSQIQLICNVTGQLSDIAYWKWNGSVIDEDDPVLGEDYYSVENPANKRRSTLITVLNISEIESRFYKHPFTCFAKNTHGIDAAYIQLIYPVTNFQKHMIGICVTLTVIIVCSLFIYKIFKIDIVLWYRDSCYDFLPIKASDGKTYDAYILYPKTAGEGSTSDCDIFVFKVLPEVLEKQCGYKLFIYGRDDYVGEDIVEVINENVKKSRRLIIILVREISGFSWLGGSSEEQIAMYNALVHDGIKVVLLELEKIQDYEKMPESIKFIKQKHGAIRWSGDFTQGPQSAKTRFWKNVRYHMPVQQRSPSSKHQLLSPATKEKLQREAHVPLG, via the exons atggagttttttaaaaatgaaaataatgagttACCTAAATTACAGTGGTataag GATTGCAAACCTCTACTTCTTGACAATATACACTTTAGTGGAGTCAAGGATAGGCTCATCGTGATGAATGTGGCTGAAAAGCATAGAGGGAACTATACTTGTCATGCATCCTACACATACTTGGGCAAGCAATATCCTATTACCCGGGTAATAGAATTTATTACTCTAG AGGAAAACAAACCCACAAGGCCTGTGATTGTGAGCCCAGCTAATGAGACAATGGAAGTAGACTTGG GATCCCAGATACAATTGATCTGTAATGTCACTGGCCAGTTGAGTGACATTGCTTACTGGAAGTGGAATGGGTCAGTAATTGATGAAGATGACCCAGTGCTAGGGGAAGACTATTACAG TGTGGAAAATCCTGCAAACAAAAGAAGGAGTACCCTCATCACAGTGCTTAATATATCAGAAATTGAAAGTAGATTTTATAAACATCCATTTACCTGTTTCGCCAAGAATACACATGGTATAGATGCAGCATATATCCAGTTAATATATCCAG tcACTAATTTCCAGAAGCACATGATTGGTATATGTGTCACATTGACAGTCATAATTGTGTGTTCTCTTTTCATCTACAAAATCTTCAAGATTGACATTGTGCTTTGGTACAGGGATTCCTGCTATGATTTTCTCCCAATAAAAG CTTCAGATGGAAAGACCTATGACGCATATATACTGTATCCAAAGACCGCTGGGGAAGGGTCTACCTCTGACTGtgatatttttgtgtttaaaGTCTTGCCTGAGGTCTTGGAAAAACAGTGTGGATATAAGCTGTTTATTTATGGAAGGGATGACTACGTTGGGGAAG ACATTGTTGAGGTCATTAATGAAAACGTAAAGAAAAGCAGAAGACTGATTATCATTTTAGTCAGAGAAATATCAGGCTTCAGCTGGCTGGGTGGTTCATCTGAAGAGCAAATAGCCATGTATAATGCTCTTGTTCACGATGGAATTAAAGTTGTCCTGCTTGAGCTGGAGAAAATCCAAGACTATGAGAAAATGCCAGAATCGATTAAATTCATTAAGCAGAAACATGGGGCTATCCGCTGGTCAGGGGACTTTACACAGGGACCACAGTCTGCAAAGACAAGGTTCTGGAAGAACGTCAGGTACCACATGCCAGTCCAACAACGGTCACCTTCATCTAAACACCAGTTACTGTCACCGGCCACTAAGGAGAAACTGCAAAGAGAGGCTCACGTGCCTCTCGGGTAG
- the IL1R1 gene encoding interleukin-1 receptor type 1 isoform X1, producing the protein MENMKVLLRLICFIALLISSLEADKCKEREEKIILVSSANEIDVRPCPLNPNEHKGTITWYKDDSKTPVSTEQTSRIHEHKEKLWFVPAKVEDSGHYYCVVRNSSYCLRIKTTAKFVENEPNLCYNAQAIFKQKLPVAGDGGLVCPYMEFFKNENNELPKLQWYKDCKPLLLDNIHFSGVKDRLIVMNVAEKHRGNYTCHASYTYLGKQYPITRVIEFITLEENKPTRPVIVSPANETMEVDLGSQIQLICNVTGQLSDIAYWKWNGSVIDEDDPVLGEDYYSVENPANKRRSTLITVLNISEIESRFYKHPFTCFAKNTHGIDAAYIQLIYPVTNFQKHMIGICVTLTVIIVCSLFIYKIFKIDIVLWYRDSCYDFLPIKASDGKTYDAYILYPKTAGEGSTSDCDIFVFKVLPEVLEKQCGYKLFIYGRDDYVGEDIVEVINENVKKSRRLIIILVREISGFSWLGGSSEEQIAMYNALVHDGIKVVLLELEKIQDYEKMPESIKFIKQKHGAIRWSGDFTQGPQSAKTRFWKNVRYHMPVQQRSPSSKHQLLSPATKEKLQREAHVPLG; encoded by the exons GAGAATATGAAAGTGTTACTCAGACTTATTTGTTTCATAGCTCTACTGATTTCTTCTCTGGAGGCTG ATAAATGCAAGGAacgtgaagaaaaaataattttagtgtcATCTGCAAATGAAATTGATGTTCGTCCCTGTCCTCTTAACCCAAATGAACACAAAGGCACTATAACTTGGTATAAAGATGACAGCAAGACACCTGTATCTACAGAACAAACCTCCAGGATTCATGAGCACAAAGAGAAACTTTGGTTTGTACCTGCTAAGGTGGAGGATTCAGGACATTACTATTGTGTGGTAAG aaattcatCTTACTGCCTCAGAATTAAAACAACTGCAAAATTTGTGGAGAATGAGCCTAACTTGTGTTATAATGCACAAGCCATATTTAAGCAGAAACTACCCGTTGCAGGAGACGGAGGACTTGTGTGCCCTTATatggagttttttaaaaatgaaaataatgagttACCTAAATTACAGTGGTataag GATTGCAAACCTCTACTTCTTGACAATATACACTTTAGTGGAGTCAAGGATAGGCTCATCGTGATGAATGTGGCTGAAAAGCATAGAGGGAACTATACTTGTCATGCATCCTACACATACTTGGGCAAGCAATATCCTATTACCCGGGTAATAGAATTTATTACTCTAG AGGAAAACAAACCCACAAGGCCTGTGATTGTGAGCCCAGCTAATGAGACAATGGAAGTAGACTTGG GATCCCAGATACAATTGATCTGTAATGTCACTGGCCAGTTGAGTGACATTGCTTACTGGAAGTGGAATGGGTCAGTAATTGATGAAGATGACCCAGTGCTAGGGGAAGACTATTACAG TGTGGAAAATCCTGCAAACAAAAGAAGGAGTACCCTCATCACAGTGCTTAATATATCAGAAATTGAAAGTAGATTTTATAAACATCCATTTACCTGTTTCGCCAAGAATACACATGGTATAGATGCAGCATATATCCAGTTAATATATCCAG tcACTAATTTCCAGAAGCACATGATTGGTATATGTGTCACATTGACAGTCATAATTGTGTGTTCTCTTTTCATCTACAAAATCTTCAAGATTGACATTGTGCTTTGGTACAGGGATTCCTGCTATGATTTTCTCCCAATAAAAG CTTCAGATGGAAAGACCTATGACGCATATATACTGTATCCAAAGACCGCTGGGGAAGGGTCTACCTCTGACTGtgatatttttgtgtttaaaGTCTTGCCTGAGGTCTTGGAAAAACAGTGTGGATATAAGCTGTTTATTTATGGAAGGGATGACTACGTTGGGGAAG ACATTGTTGAGGTCATTAATGAAAACGTAAAGAAAAGCAGAAGACTGATTATCATTTTAGTCAGAGAAATATCAGGCTTCAGCTGGCTGGGTGGTTCATCTGAAGAGCAAATAGCCATGTATAATGCTCTTGTTCACGATGGAATTAAAGTTGTCCTGCTTGAGCTGGAGAAAATCCAAGACTATGAGAAAATGCCAGAATCGATTAAATTCATTAAGCAGAAACATGGGGCTATCCGCTGGTCAGGGGACTTTACACAGGGACCACAGTCTGCAAAGACAAGGTTCTGGAAGAACGTCAGGTACCACATGCCAGTCCAACAACGGTCACCTTCATCTAAACACCAGTTACTGTCACCGGCCACTAAGGAGAAACTGCAAAGAGAGGCTCACGTGCCTCTCGGGTAG